The Luteolibacter sp. Y139 DNA window TCTGGCGGTAAGTCCCATTTCCCGCGGTATTGCTGCCAGCGACCTGATTGTATCGAGCAACGAATTGTGAGCGGAGTTCCCAAGTCAGGAAGCAACTTCGATGCATTCCCGCGTCAGAAAACCTCCAAAGCGGATCACTAGGTTCTCCAATGAAGTGTGAAGTGGCAACCAAGTCGTCCGCTCGTTGAAGGAGTTCGCTGCAAATGGGGCACCGGCTATGACCGAAAGCGATTATAGCCATTGTAGCAGACGGTTAGCCCTCCACCAGCGCCCTCACCTCCAGGAAATTCCCTAACAGCTTCAGCCCCGCCTGCTGGCTCTTCTCCGGGTGGAACTGCGTCGCCACCACCGCTCCCGAGCGGATCGCACTCGCGAAGGTCTCGCCATACTCCGTCGTCATCGCGATGATGTTCTCATTCTCCGGCACCGGGAAATACGAGTGCACGAAGTAGAAGTAGGGCTCGCCGCCAAGTCCTTCCCACATGGGATCCGCGAGCTTTACCGGCACCGCCGAGTTCCATCCCATGTGCGGGATCTTGCGGCCGTCTTCGGTGAAGCGCTGCACCTTCCCGCGGAACACGCCCAGCCCGGGCACGCCCGGAGCCTCCACGCTTTCCTCGAAGAGAATCTGATAGCCGAGGCAGATACCGAAGTAGGGCCTGTTAGAAGCGGCCCAATCCCGGATCGCCCCGGTCAAGCCACGCTTCTCCAGCTCGCCCATGCAATCGCCGAACGAGCCAACGCCCGGAAGGATCAAGTGCGTGAGCTCCTCCATCTCCTCCGCTGAGGAAACCAGGCTGAACTCCACACCCAGCGCCTGCACCGCATTGGCCACGCTGCGCAGGTTGCCTGCGCCGTAGTCGATGATGCCGACCTTCACAGTGCCTCCTTCGTGCTCGGAATGCCCTTCACCCGCGGATCGCGTTCACAAGCCTCGCGCAAGGCACGGGCCAGACCCTTGAAGATCGCTTCGGCGATGTGGTGGCCATCGCGGCCATACAGCACCTCCACGTGAATGTTCGCCCGCAAGTTCGACGCCAGCGCACGGCAGAATTCCTCCACCAGCGTGAATGGGAAATTCGGCGCCGACGGCGTGTTCGGCGCCGCGCGGAATTCCAGGTGCGGCCGATTGCTGAGATCCACCACCACGCGGGCGAGCGTCTCATCCATCGGCAGATAGCAGCAGCCGTAGCGGCGGATGCCCCGCTTGTCGCCCAGCGCTTCCCGCATCGCATCGCCGAGCGTGATGCCGGTGTCCTCCACCGTGTGGTGGAAATCGACTTCCAGATCGCCCTTGGCGTCGAGATTCAGGTCGAACAGCCCGTGCCGCGAGAACAGCGTGAGCATGTGATCGAAGAATCCGATCCCCGTGGAGATGCTGGACGTGCCCTCTCCATCGAGGTCGATGGAAAGGTCGATTTTAGTCTCCGCCGTTTGGCGGTTCTGGCGGGAAGAGCGGCTGAACATGGGAAATCAGTTGGACGGGGCAGGAGCAGGTGCCGCCTTCGTGAGGATGTCCACGTAGGGCTGCGGCAGGCTGGCGCTGCGGGCGTTCGAAAGGGCGGTGGACACATCCTGCTGCGTGGCGCCGGTCTTGGTCACGGCGGCCCAGGCGGCGTCATAGGCTTCCTCCGTCTTCGGCAGGTTGGCGGTCGGGGTAGTTTCCAAGCGGCGGATCTCGGTCTCCAGGTTGCGCTTGGTCTCTTCCAGCGGGGCCTTCACATAGGCATCGAGCGGCGGCCACTTGTGACCGGCGGCCTTGTCCTTCTCCAGCCGGGCCATGTACTCGTCCAGCTCCTCCTGGAGCGCCGAATTGCTCATGTTGCGGTCCGAGCTGGACATCGCGGCCAGTCCTTCGGCGCGCTTCTTCGTCCGCGCATCGAAGCTGGCGAGGCTGGAGCTGACAGCGGTGAGCTGCGCCTTCATCAGCTTCACCACGTAGGGAATATTCTCGCGGTAGGCGGTGCTCCCCTGGAAGCCGGTCTCCAGCTTCGTCCACGCACGCAGCGCGCTGACCGGGTCGCCCTTGTCAGCCGCGGCCTTCATCTCGGCGGCTTGGATGCCGGCATCCAGCGCATACGCCTTCGGCAGGCGGTCGTTGGCGGACATCAGCTTGCCTTCGAACTTGATGCCACCGGCGTTCACCACATCCATTTCCTTCTGCAGCGCCGCCAGCACCTTGAGCGCTTCACCCTTCTTCGGGCTCTGCGGGTACTTCTTGATGAATGCCTCCACCTTGTTCGCCTGTGCGTGATAGACCTCCGCGGTCTGCAGGTCCGGAGCGGGCACCAGCTTCGCGATTTCAGGGAACTCCGTCTCGTCCTTCCGCTCCGCGGTTTGGTTCACCACGTTCGCTTTCGGGACACGGCGCTCGTCCTTGATCGACTTGGTGACCTGCACCGAGATGATGTAGTCGCTCCCGTCTTCCTTGACGATGGTGCCCTCGAACTTGGTGCCATCCTTCAGCTCGAAGGTATCGGCCGAGACGCTGGCGATGGCGAGCAGCGGAAGGTAACGGAAAAGGCGGTGGGCTTTCATGATGGGCAAAACAATCCGACGCCTCCGGTGGGATGCGAGAGGAAAAATCGCGTCACGGTCTGGTAGTTGCGACCGCGGCGGCCAATTCGGCCGGATTGGCGGGGGTGACAGTGCTGCCATCCGGGCGGAGAATCTTCGCGGTAGCACCCTTCCCGATCCGCCTCGCGATCCGGTCGAGCGGCAATTTCGCGGCCGCCTCACGCCACTCCGCACTGGGATTGGCGGGTAGCTCGACGATCACCCGCGACCGGCTGAAGGAGGCTGCCAGCAGCGAATCGCTCACCACCACCGGCTGGCTTTCCAGCGGCGGCAGGGATCGGGCCAGCTTCGCCATTTCCGGCGGCGGCGGCTGTCCCAGCGCCTCCAGACGAGCCGCGTTCATCCGCATCAGGCCGGCGGTGGAGTCGTCGAAAAGCATGATTCGGTCGGTGAGGGGGAGCGTCAGCGGCGTCGAGGCAGGCCGTGCCTCCAGCAGGCGGCCGTCCTTGTCGGTGAATTGCTCCGCCACCACCGTCGCCAGATCTCCGGCCCAGAGCCGCCACGAGTCGTCCAGCGTCACCTCGGCCAAATCCAGCGCCGCTTGAATGGCCAGCGCATAGGTGAAGGCCCGCGCATCTCCGACTGCTTCCGGGACCGGCGGGCCTTGCTCGATCAGCAGATTGTCCTTGGAAAAGGCTTCCCGCGACCGTTTGGCGAGATTGAGCGCCTTGTCCCGCCAGGCGGCCTCACCCGTCGCCGTGAAGAGGGCCACATAGGCGGACACCATCCGGAAGCTCGGCGAGGCGGCTCCTGCGGTGGCCGGTGCTGGCTCCGGCGTCCTGGCGCGGCGCGCCTCCAGCAGCTTCTTCCGCCCGCTTTCAAGCAGTGCTGCTGCCTGCGCCGCATCCACCTTGGCCTTGGCTGCCGCTTCCGCCAGTGGCACCCGCGCGCTGAGCGAATTCAGCCGGAAAAACTCCTTCATCGGGTCCGCCTCCATGGCCATGTTGCCCAGATCCTGCACGCCACAGCGCGCCTTCCACAGCGCGGCCTCTTCAGGAGTCAGGGCGGCATCGATTTGTTCGCGACTCCACAGCAGGTTGCGCAGGTTCGTGGGTGCCGGCTGGCGTTGGTTGGAGAAGAGCCCATCCTGGGTCGAGTATTGCTCCTCGGCGAATTTCACCGCACCTCGCGCCACTTCGAGCGGTCGCGCCTCACCCGTTGACGCCTGTAGGCTGACCAGGGCCCGCGCGGCCCGAGCCTGCGTCATGCAGGTCCTCTGCGGCAGCGGGAGTTCCCACGAATTCCCGCGCCGGATCGAATAAACGCCGCCATCCAGCGGATCGACCATCGCGCTATTGAGCACATGCTTGCCGAAGCCCGTCACCGCCTCGCGGCAACGTCCGGCCACTTCCGCCGGGATCGCCGGATCGTTTGCGGACGAGGCCAGGCACTGCAAGCTCCCCAGCGGAAATAAGCCACCGGCACCCGAAAGGATCCCGATGTCTGCCTCATACTGGCTGCTCAGCTGCCGCGTCATCCGGATCAGGAAAGCATCGCGCCCTGCGGCATCCACCACCGCGTCGGGGAGAATGATCTGCTTCAGCCGCCTCTCATGGTCCGTCTTGCTGTTGCGGAGCGTGAAATCAGGATCCTCCGTCCACATTTTCGTGACCAGGTCGATCGCCTTGTCGAAGACATCCCGGAAATCACCGCCATTGGGCTGTCCGCAAATGATCGGCCGCCACGCGACCTCGCTGCCTTCCGGCGACATCACCAGCAGGAAGGGGAAGCTGAGGCCGCTCGACTTGCTCTCCTCGCTCAGCAGGGCCGCAGCCACGCCGCATTCGCGAGCGGATTCCAGGTCCACTAGCACCGGGATGAATTCCCCGTTGAGCCGGGACACGCATTTCGGGTCGCGGTCGATCGCGTCGAGCGCCTCCAGACACCCCGGATACTGTGAGCTTCCGACCAATACCACCACCAGTCGCTTGGCATCCGCCGCCCGCTTGAGCAGCTGTGGCTCCCACTGCTGCCAGTGAACCGGCGAATCCTTGCGGGCGGCCAGCAGGCCCTGAGGACCGTTGACCATCCGGTTGACCTGCATTTCCGGCGCCAGCACGGGCGGGGGTGCCCCGGCCTTTCCAGCGCTAATCTCTTCTTTCCGGCAGGAGGAAAGGGAGACCGTCAAGGCGAGCAAACCGACGGCGGGAAGACTGGCTTTCGTCATGGAAGGGAAGGGGCTGATGCGTGGCAGTAGCAGCTTGCAGAAAAGGCTTCCGTGCTTACAAGCCCTAGCTAGGCTGCGGCAGCGAATTTTCCGTAACCAAACAGTGTGATCAGTATTGCGGTTTCCAGTCAGAAAGGAGGCGTGGGCAAGACCACCGCCTCGATCAATATGGCTCATGCCTTCGCCCGTGCCGGGCTGCGAACCCTGCTCGTGGACGCAGATCCTCAAGGCTCGGTGGGGCTCTCGCTGACCCGCCAGTCGCGCATGCTTTCCGGCTTCTACGACTACCTCGCCGATCCCGGTATTCCGCTGGAGCGGCTGCTCGTCCCGACTCGCTTGGAAACCTTCACCTTGGTCGCTGCCGGCCAGGCCAGCGACTACGAGGTCGGCGGTGCTCCCACCGGCGCTCACCTCGCCCGCGTCCGCGGTTTCCTCCGCGCCGTCGAGGCCCGCGGCTTTGACATCTGCCTCATTGATACGCCCGCCGGTCTCTTCGGTCTCACCGCGGATATCATCGCCTCCAGCGATGCCGTGCTGGTCCCGCAACAGGCCGAGCCTCTCGGCATCCGCTCCGTCCCGAAGATGCTGGAAGGACTCAATCGCCTCCGCGTCATCCATCCGCGACTCATCGTGCTCGGCGTGCTGATGACCATGGTCCAGAACGACATGGCGGAGAGCCGCGAGTCCGTGAATGCCCTCCGCCAGCTCCTGCCGGGCGATCTCGTGCTGCGCACCATGATCCCGCGCGATGCCCTGTTCGTGAAGGCCAGCGCCCGCGGCCTTCCCGTCGGCGTGCTGGAAGACGGGGCAGGGGCCTTGGCGGTCTTCGATGCCCTGCGCGCTGAAATCGAAGCCAAGCTCGAACGTTCCGGCCACACCTCCCTCCGCCGCGATGGATCCGCTTGAACCATGGGTCGATGCCTCGGCGGTCCGCCGTCTCGCCGAAAGCCTGCTCGCTGATCGCAACGAGCCGGCAGTAGCCGACTCGCCGGACGCCGGCTTCGGCACCGACTTCGTCGGCTTCGCCGGTGGCGCACCACGACCGGTCGCTTCACCACCACCAGCGCCTGCACCGCTCGCGGCCCAGGTTCGGGATTTGCCGGACGATGAAGTCTTCGAATCCGAGCTGGATGATTCTCTGCCCCCGGTGCCTGCGCCAGCACCCGTCGAGCCCCTCCCGCCCGGCCGCGGCCCGCTGCTCGTCCGCCTCGCCCGTTTCCGCGATGCCCTGATCCGCCACACCGGTGCCCGCGGCGTCTTCATCCTCGATCGTGAGGGCAAGCCCGTCATGGAAGACCCCGCCTACGCGCGCATGCACTTCCTCGCCCGCAGCCTCGCCCAAGCCTACCGCCCGGTCGCCGGCCAGGCCGGCAACGTCCACGTCAAAATCGGCGCGAACGAAGTCCTCGAAGTCGTCCCCGTCGAAACCCCCTTCGGCTGGCTCGTCCTAGGCACCGTCGTCCCTCGCCCGCTCACCGCCGTCGTCGTCGCCGAAATTGCCGCCGCGCTAAAGCAAGCCGCGACGCCGGAAGGCGCGTGAGTTCGCAGCCATGAACGTCAACGGCTTTCCCCTTCGTTGTCCCCATTGTGGTGGCGATTCATTCAAGCGAAGTCGGCTGCCCATGGGTGGTCCCGGGTTGTCCCTCTTTGGTTTCGAATTGATGGGCGAGGATGCTGTGGTTTTCACCTGTCGCACCTGCAATCGCATCGAGCTGTTCGGCAGCGCCCACACGACCGAAGTCGATCTTCGGGGTAAGTCCATCGACTGCGATCGTTGCGGCACCTTGATTCCTGCGACCGCTGGCGTTTGCCCGAATTGCGGCCAGCCAAAGTGACGCGTCATCACTCTCCCAAACACTCCAATTGATGATTGGAAGATGGGTGATTGATGATTTCCCCACCTACCTCGTCCGCCGGTTCTGTATCCCCAGCACCGCGGACGTCGCCAGTCCCGTCCCGAAGATCACCATCAGCAGGATCGTGCTGTCGTAGTCGACCGTGTCGTGCCACACGCCACCCACCGGCTTCTTCAGCGCCAGGAAGATGTGCCGCGGCTTGTCTTCATTGCGATAATCGAGCCGGAAAGTCTCGGCTTCGCGGACCAGCAGGTCGATGCGGTCGTTGACGAAGAACTCCGTGAGCGGGCGCGCGCGCGGGTCCTTGGACCGCACCTTCAGGGCGTCGATTTGCAGCCGGTTCCCGCCGCGGGCGAGCAGCGTGATCTGCTCGGCCATGTCCTCGGCATCGCTTGCGGTGGCCGCTTGCGCGCCGCCCAGTTTGACCAAGCCTTGCAGCATCAGTTGCAGGCGTTCCTCCACGCCGGGCTCCAGCGGGCTGGGCATCTCCTTGATCCCATCGATCCGGCGCTGGATGCGGATGCGCTCGAGTTCATAAGGATTCCGGATCGCCTGCGTCACCACCATCGCCTCATACGCATGGCGCAGTGGCATGAAATCCGAAGGCACCGGCACTCCGCCGCGCTCACGCTCGATGCCGCTGTTCTCGAAAAGCCCGCGGTTCATCTCGCGGAAAGGAACCAGCGCCCCGGCCAGCAACATCTGCGGCACCAGCAACAGCGGCACTGCTGTTAGGGCGGCCCGCTCGGTCTTCACGATCGACGAGACCAGCA harbors:
- the hisH gene encoding imidazole glycerol phosphate synthase subunit HisH, with the translated sequence MKVGIIDYGAGNLRSVANAVQALGVEFSLVSSAEEMEELTHLILPGVGSFGDCMGELEKRGLTGAIRDWAASNRPYFGICLGYQILFEESVEAPGVPGLGVFRGKVQRFTEDGRKIPHMGWNSAVPVKLADPMWEGLGGEPYFYFVHSYFPVPENENIIAMTTEYGETFASAIRSGAVVATQFHPEKSQQAGLKLLGNFLEVRALVEG
- the hisB gene encoding imidazoleglycerol-phosphate dehydratase HisB; the protein is MFSRSSRQNRQTAETKIDLSIDLDGEGTSSISTGIGFFDHMLTLFSRHGLFDLNLDAKGDLEVDFHHTVEDTGITLGDAMREALGDKRGIRRYGCCYLPMDETLARVVVDLSNRPHLEFRAAPNTPSAPNFPFTLVEEFCRALASNLRANIHVEVLYGRDGHHIAEAIFKGLARALREACERDPRVKGIPSTKEAL
- a CDS encoding PTPDL family protein encodes the protein MKAHRLFRYLPLLAIASVSADTFELKDGTKFEGTIVKEDGSDYIISVQVTKSIKDERRVPKANVVNQTAERKDETEFPEIAKLVPAPDLQTAEVYHAQANKVEAFIKKYPQSPKKGEALKVLAALQKEMDVVNAGGIKFEGKLMSANDRLPKAYALDAGIQAAEMKAAADKGDPVSALRAWTKLETGFQGSTAYRENIPYVVKLMKAQLTAVSSSLASFDARTKKRAEGLAAMSSSDRNMSNSALQEELDEYMARLEKDKAAGHKWPPLDAYVKAPLEETKRNLETEIRRLETTPTANLPKTEEAYDAAWAAVTKTGATQQDVSTALSNARSASLPQPYVDILTKAAPAPAPSN
- a CDS encoding DUF255 domain-containing protein, translated to MTKASLPAVGLLALTVSLSSCRKEEISAGKAGAPPPVLAPEMQVNRMVNGPQGLLAARKDSPVHWQQWEPQLLKRAADAKRLVVVLVGSSQYPGCLEALDAIDRDPKCVSRLNGEFIPVLVDLESARECGVAAALLSEESKSSGLSFPFLLVMSPEGSEVAWRPIICGQPNGGDFRDVFDKAIDLVTKMWTEDPDFTLRNSKTDHERRLKQIILPDAVVDAAGRDAFLIRMTRQLSSQYEADIGILSGAGGLFPLGSLQCLASSANDPAIPAEVAGRCREAVTGFGKHVLNSAMVDPLDGGVYSIRRGNSWELPLPQRTCMTQARAARALVSLQASTGEARPLEVARGAVKFAEEQYSTQDGLFSNQRQPAPTNLRNLLWSREQIDAALTPEEAALWKARCGVQDLGNMAMEADPMKEFFRLNSLSARVPLAEAAAKAKVDAAQAAALLESGRKKLLEARRARTPEPAPATAGAASPSFRMVSAYVALFTATGEAAWRDKALNLAKRSREAFSKDNLLIEQGPPVPEAVGDARAFTYALAIQAALDLAEVTLDDSWRLWAGDLATVVAEQFTDKDGRLLEARPASTPLTLPLTDRIMLFDDSTAGLMRMNAARLEALGQPPPPEMAKLARSLPPLESQPVVVSDSLLAASFSRSRVIVELPANPSAEWREAAAKLPLDRIARRIGKGATAKILRPDGSTVTPANPAELAAAVATTRP
- a CDS encoding ParA family protein — translated: MISIAVSSQKGGVGKTTASINMAHAFARAGLRTLLVDADPQGSVGLSLTRQSRMLSGFYDYLADPGIPLERLLVPTRLETFTLVAAGQASDYEVGGAPTGAHLARVRGFLRAVEARGFDICLIDTPAGLFGLTADIIASSDAVLVPQQAEPLGIRSVPKMLEGLNRLRVIHPRLIVLGVLMTMVQNDMAESRESVNALRQLLPGDLVLRTMIPRDALFVKASARGLPVGVLEDGAGALAVFDALRAEIEAKLERSGHTSLRRDGSA